In Fibrobacter sp. UWB2, one DNA window encodes the following:
- a CDS encoding CinA family protein, translated as MMNEPINIEHEIHELAMKIKEELINRGEMMATAESCTGGLIASSIVNEAGSSAILKGGIVAYQNEVKHEMLGVSDEILEKYGAVSEQTVKAMAEGARQKFHCEWAVATSGIAGPTGAEPGKPVGTVWMCVANSLQNEAFCEIFAGNRGQIREKSVYKIMSKLLFLLNSQKSTCTKVH; from the coding sequence ATGATGAACGAACCAATCAATATCGAACACGAAATTCACGAACTGGCCATGAAGATCAAGGAAGAACTGATCAATCGCGGCGAGATGATGGCAACAGCGGAATCCTGCACGGGCGGGCTTATCGCATCGAGCATCGTCAACGAAGCGGGTTCTTCTGCGATTTTGAAGGGGGGAATCGTCGCTTACCAGAACGAAGTCAAGCACGAAATGCTTGGCGTCAGCGATGAAATCCTCGAAAAATACGGCGCTGTCAGCGAACAGACCGTAAAAGCCATGGCCGAAGGCGCCCGCCAGAAATTCCACTGCGAATGGGCGGTCGCTACGTCGGGAATAGCAGGCCCAACCGGTGCAGAACCAGGAAAACCTGTCGGTACAGTATGGATGTGTGTCGCCAATAGTTTGCAAAATGAAGCTTTTTGCGAAATTTTTGCAGGAAATCGAGGCCAAATCCGTGAAAAAAGCGTGTATAAGATAATGAGCAAGCTTCTTTTTTTGCTGAATAGCCAAAAAAGCACTTGCACAAAAGTTCACTAA
- a CDS encoding DUF5683 domain-containing protein, whose protein sequence is MTLKSFITALLVLCVAIFAQTGAPVAPADSAYVSHADADEDSDDEDVPEPPADVDFEVATTPLVKGKTGILAIDTLPVNEWDIPTKRNSLKYAMLFSLLPGGGQYYTEHYVRGGFLTGIEGLLIYDVFFNRSYQRDRLLDRARPFQDSVLYFTTKVLEANKNKASRDSIAVYHAKRLEFLERVRAQSDKKMEQEDVRKAELAWLIGVHLYGMFDTFGIWYNNNYRSTEYRDMKTAVLWGLLPGGGQIFNRDFGKAGLVYMGILGAIASVSTSQNMVNYYLDRKHLVEKENPKSEEYDRITERITYYRKNRNTYIWGGVLIYLYSIADAAVDALLSDFDNPLHMAVLPNFNGGAQAVMSLDF, encoded by the coding sequence ATGACTCTGAAATCCTTCATTACGGCTCTTTTGGTGCTGTGCGTGGCAATTTTCGCACAGACTGGAGCGCCTGTAGCTCCCGCCGACTCGGCTTACGTGTCTCACGCGGATGCCGACGAAGATTCCGATGACGAAGACGTCCCGGAACCGCCTGCTGACGTGGATTTTGAAGTCGCTACAACGCCGCTTGTGAAGGGCAAAACAGGGATTTTGGCAATTGATACGCTCCCTGTGAACGAATGGGACATCCCGACAAAGCGCAATTCCCTCAAGTACGCCATGCTATTTAGCCTCCTCCCGGGGGGTGGCCAGTATTACACGGAACACTATGTCCGTGGCGGATTCTTGACAGGCATCGAAGGCTTGCTGATTTACGATGTCTTTTTTAACAGGTCTTACCAGCGTGATAGGCTTTTGGATCGTGCTCGCCCTTTCCAGGATTCTGTCCTGTATTTCACGACGAAGGTGCTAGAAGCCAATAAAAACAAGGCTTCCCGCGATAGTATTGCAGTGTATCACGCCAAACGTCTTGAATTCCTAGAACGCGTGCGTGCCCAAAGCGATAAAAAAATGGAGCAAGAAGACGTACGTAAGGCCGAGCTGGCTTGGCTCATCGGTGTGCATCTTTACGGCATGTTCGATACTTTTGGCATCTGGTACAACAATAACTACCGGAGCACGGAATATCGCGACATGAAGACCGCTGTCCTTTGGGGACTTTTGCCGGGTGGCGGACAGATTTTCAACCGTGATTTTGGCAAGGCGGGCCTTGTCTATATGGGCATTCTCGGCGCAATCGCAAGTGTTTCTACATCGCAGAATATGGTCAATTATTACCTTGACCGTAAACACTTGGTCGAAAAAGAAAATCCCAAGTCCGAAGAGTACGATCGAATTACAGAACGTATAACGTATTACCGCAAAAACCGTAACACTTATATTTGGGGCGGAGTCTTAATTTACTTGTACTCCATTGCCGATGCCGCGGTAGATGCGCTCCTAAGCGATTTCGACAATCCCTTGCACATGGCCGTCCTCCCGAATTTTAACGGTGGCGCCCAAGCTGTCATGTCGCTTGATTTTTAA
- a CDS encoding histidine phosphatase family protein: MILWTIRHTKPYNPKDVCYGRLDFDVSPTFEDESDKALKALVESGAKPTRLFSSPLIRCTKFADKASKMLDLPVEKEPAIIELNFGTWEGQKLTEVPRSEMHAWTSNLRGFRFPEGENFYDIDKRAGDFLDKLPDDGEFLCITHAGVIAALQHSRCGLPDEVFVEGMFTYAMVTRFEFTRNAEGMYHGTFTKIHDGIPMPALKMEKA, encoded by the coding sequence ATGATTCTTTGGACGATTCGACATACCAAGCCTTACAATCCGAAAGACGTTTGCTACGGAAGGCTAGACTTTGACGTCTCCCCCACTTTTGAAGATGAATCCGACAAGGCGCTCAAGGCGCTCGTAGAATCAGGAGCAAAGCCGACTCGTTTGTTCTCAAGTCCGCTCATCCGCTGCACCAAGTTCGCAGACAAGGCCTCTAAAATGCTCGACTTGCCCGTCGAAAAAGAGCCTGCGATTATCGAACTCAACTTCGGGACATGGGAAGGCCAAAAGCTGACGGAAGTACCCCGTTCCGAGATGCACGCCTGGACAAGCAACCTTCGCGGATTCCGCTTCCCAGAAGGCGAGAACTTTTACGATATAGACAAACGTGCAGGTGATTTTTTGGACAAGCTCCCCGATGACGGCGAATTCCTGTGCATCACGCACGCAGGCGTAATCGCCGCACTACAGCATTCCCGCTGCGGACTGCCGGACGAAGTCTTCGTCGAAGGGATGTTTACCTACGCCATGGTGACGCGCTTTGAATTTACTCGTAACGCCGAAGGAATGTACCACGGAACGTTTACGAAGATTCACGACGGCATACCAATGCCTGCGCTGAAGATGGAAAAGGCATAG